Proteins from one Cryptomeria japonica chromosome 4, Sugi_1.0, whole genome shotgun sequence genomic window:
- the LOC131874910 gene encoding uncharacterized protein LOC131874910, translating into MKITTWNVRGLSAPDKKCLVKSAIQRISGDIIMLQETKLNEEKASFFKSFSRMWDGDFQEVNGFVGGLAVLWNPNKVLVCLISKQENWMQCKVRVLQEDLVFSLFNVYGLTKIEEKKRVWKEISEQIRMVDSEKVIVAGDFNAILNNEEKTGGLRMNARVMEDFRDFVSDNNLFDVIPKSRNFTWTNRRVNFSRIS; encoded by the coding sequence ATGAAGATAacaacatggaatgtcaggggtctatCAGCCCCTGACAAAAAATGCTTGGTCAAGAGCGCAATACAAAGAATTTCAGGAGATATTATAATGCTGCAAGAGACCAAGCTAAATGAAGAAAAAGCATCCTTTTTCAAATCTTTTAGTAGGATGTGGGACGGAGATTTTCAGGAGGTGAATGGGTTCGTGGGTGGATTGGCGGTTCTATGGAACCCAAATAAAGTTTTAGTTTGTTTGATCTCCAAGCAAGAAAATTGGATGCAATGTAAAGTAAGAGTTTTGCAGGAAGATCTGGTATTTTCTTTGTTCAACGTTTATGGTCTGACCaagatagaagaaaagaaaagggttTGGAAAGAAATCTCAGAACAAATTAGAATGGTTGATTCGGAGAAAGTGATAGTGGCGGGAGATTTCAACGCTATACTCAATAATGAAGAAAAAACTGGAGGATTAAGAATGAATGCCCGTGTGATGGAAGACTTTAGAGATTTTGTGTCAGATAATAACCTTTTCGACGTTATCCCTAAATCAAGAAActttacatggactaataggagggtGAATTTTAGTAGAATTTCGTAG